A stretch of the Desulfobacter sp. genome encodes the following:
- a CDS encoding IS4 family transposase has translation MTHISVPKKQLRSLNFDNFRCPLIKSLSKAPELQSRGDRPLKMTFEDQINALVYFHLQEHKSARHLIQDLKENVFAKENIAPDGGISRSSFCEAINHRGLEQLQFIFEDLYKQALECHPGEHAELGELVSIDGSLINAVLSMHWANYRKGSKKAKVHCGFDINHGIPNKIFLTEGNGAERTFVPKILSKGQTGVMDRGYQSHKEFDLLQEQGKHFVCRIKTRTTRTIIDNHETPSDSYIFYDALVKLGTPNQNQTKRPVRVVGYKIAGVKYYVATDRHDLTAEQIATIYKLRWTIEDFFKWWKEHLKVYHLIARSEYGLMVQILGGLITYLLLAIHCQKQFNEKVTIKRVRQLRTAILNDLFGCEEQGSHRSNRDNIVKDQKIIEQAKT, from the coding sequence ATGACGCACATCTCAGTCCCTAAAAAACAACTACGGTCCCTGAACTTTGACAATTTCAGGTGCCCTCTGATAAAGTCACTTTCAAAAGCACCGGAATTACAATCTCGAGGAGACCGCCCTTTAAAAATGACATTCGAAGACCAGATAAATGCTTTGGTTTATTTCCATCTTCAGGAGCACAAGTCTGCCCGACATTTAATTCAGGATCTCAAGGAGAATGTTTTTGCTAAAGAAAATATTGCGCCAGACGGTGGTATCAGCCGTAGTAGTTTCTGTGAAGCCATCAATCACAGGGGACTCGAACAACTGCAATTTATCTTTGAGGATCTTTATAAACAGGCTCTTGAGTGTCATCCGGGTGAACACGCCGAGTTAGGAGAGTTGGTTTCCATTGACGGTAGTCTCATAAATGCAGTCCTTTCAATGCACTGGGCGAACTACAGAAAAGGAAGTAAAAAAGCCAAAGTACATTGCGGATTTGACATTAATCACGGAATCCCAAACAAAATCTTTTTGACTGAAGGCAACGGCGCTGAACGCACTTTTGTTCCCAAAATACTTTCCAAGGGGCAAACAGGTGTTATGGATCGTGGATATCAATCCCATAAAGAATTTGACCTGCTTCAGGAGCAAGGCAAACATTTTGTCTGCCGTATAAAAACCAGGACAACAAGAACAATTATTGATAACCACGAGACCCCTTCCGACAGCTACATTTTTTATGATGCACTGGTTAAACTTGGTACTCCGAATCAAAACCAGACGAAAAGGCCTGTTCGGGTTGTTGGCTATAAAATTGCTGGCGTCAAATACTATGTGGCAACTGACAGGCATGATTTAACAGCGGAACAAATAGCAACAATTTATAAACTCCGGTGGACCATTGAGGATTTTTTCAAATGGTGGAAAGAACATCTGAAGGTATATCATCTCATTGCCCGCAGTGAATACGGCCTTATGGTTCAGATTCTTGGCGGCCTTATCACTTACCTGTTACTGGCAATCCATTGCCAAAAACAGTTTAATGAAAAGGTCACGATCAAAAGAGTTCGGCAGCTGCGAACCGCCATTCTAAATGACCTGTTTGGCTGCGAGGAGCAGGGCTCTCATCGTTCAAACAGGGACAATATTGTCAAAGATCAAAAAATTATTGAGCAAGCAAAAACCTAA
- a CDS encoding ABC transporter substrate-binding protein — protein MNPWLKPWADCSAPFFLLAGTIVFAAVLFFSCQQSERKQFLKIGLPEEPRSLNLWLGTDANSRKILTQIYQPLYNRHPETLEIIPWLAAEDPVVDADGLTYTIALRKAKWSDGSDFTSDDVLFTRQLFFDFKIPRYYSKWKIIETLEAPDPHTLVFHLKKPSAIFMSRVMTAPIVSRREWEAVAKDAMTKEKPLRSLQDHEVVTPMGTGPFMLSEYKKGAYIHMQKNPYFFGTNKTIGGHLLGPYVEDVLYRVYGTSDVAILALKKGDIDYYWWDIQPGYIKDLKEQDNVDLYFNKKSALYYLGFNLRQPPFNDRALRRAIATVIDKKFILTRILQNFGTPMHSIIPSGNHFWHNPDVAKYGHGQSKEARIKAGVEILRAVGYAWQTPPVDENGTLVTPSDILLPNGKKMDKFVILTPPADYDPKRAFAGTMIQEWLRALGLPAFSRPMAFNSLLDTVKGKHEFDAFVLGYGKLNLDPDYLRAFFYSKNDKPRGWNMSGYSNAHFDAIADIQRTLIDTGERKKLILEMQKIILDDLPYLPLYNPHIIEATLNEYFGGWVAKVDGIGNIWSICVVKPVD, from the coding sequence ATGAACCCTTGGCTGAAACCTTGGGCTGATTGCAGTGCCCCGTTTTTTCTGCTGGCAGGGACAATTGTATTTGCAGCTGTTTTGTTTTTTTCCTGCCAGCAGAGTGAAAGAAAGCAATTTTTAAAAATCGGTCTGCCTGAAGAGCCAAGATCCCTGAACCTCTGGCTTGGAACCGATGCCAATTCCCGAAAAATTCTCACCCAGATTTATCAGCCCCTGTACAACCGGCATCCTGAAACCCTTGAAATTATCCCCTGGCTGGCAGCCGAAGATCCGGTTGTTGATGCTGACGGATTGACCTATACCATTGCCCTGCGCAAGGCCAAATGGTCGGACGGCAGTGATTTTACCAGTGATGATGTCCTGTTTACCCGCCAGCTTTTTTTTGATTTTAAAATTCCAAGGTATTATTCCAAATGGAAGATCATTGAAACACTTGAGGCACCTGATCCCCATACCCTGGTTTTTCATCTTAAAAAGCCCTCTGCCATATTCATGTCCCGGGTGATGACCGCCCCCATTGTATCCAGACGAGAGTGGGAGGCTGTGGCCAAAGATGCCATGACCAAAGAAAAACCCCTTCGCTCTCTCCAGGACCATGAAGTGGTCACCCCCATGGGCACCGGCCCTTTTATGCTTAGCGAGTATAAAAAAGGGGCCTATATCCACATGCAGAAAAACCCTTATTTTTTCGGTACGAACAAGACCATTGGCGGACACCTGCTCGGTCCCTATGTGGAAGATGTGCTCTACCGGGTCTACGGCACATCGGATGTGGCCATCCTGGCCCTGAAAAAGGGAGATATCGATTACTATTGGTGGGATATTCAGCCCGGGTATATCAAGGATCTAAAAGAGCAGGATAATGTGGATCTTTATTTTAACAAAAAAAGTGCCCTATATTACCTGGGATTCAACCTGAGACAGCCGCCATTCAATGACAGGGCCCTTCGCCGGGCCATTGCAACCGTGATTGACAAAAAATTTATCCTGACCCGGATCCTTCAGAATTTCGGCACGCCCATGCATTCCATCATCCCGTCGGGAAATCATTTTTGGCATAATCCTGATGTGGCCAAATACGGCCACGGCCAATCCAAAGAGGCGCGGATCAAGGCCGGGGTTGAGATCTTAAGGGCAGTTGGATATGCCTGGCAGACCCCGCCTGTGGACGAAAACGGAACCCTGGTCACGCCCTCTGACATCCTTTTGCCCAATGGGAAAAAGATGGATAAATTTGTGATTCTGACCCCGCCGGCAGATTATGATCCTAAACGGGCCTTTGCCGGGACCATGATTCAGGAATGGTTAAGAGCGCTGGGTCTGCCGGCCTTTTCAAGACCCATGGCCTTTAATTCCCTTTTGGATACGGTCAAGGGCAAGCATGAGTTTGATGCCTTTGTTTTGGGGTATGGAAAGCTGAACCTGGATCCGGATTATCTGCGCGCCTTTTTTTATTCCAAAAATGACAAGCCAAGGGGCTGGAACATGAGCGGGTACAGCAATGCTCATTTTGATGCGATTGCAGACATTCAAAGAACTTTGATCGACACAGGCGAACGCAAAAAACTGATTCTTGAGATGCAAAAAATTATTTTGGATGACCTGCCTTATCTTCCCCTGTACAATCCCCATATCATTGAAGCGACCCTGAACGAATATTTCGGGGGGTGGGTGGCCAAGGTGGACGGCATTGGAAACATATGGTCCATCTGTGTTGTCAAGCCGGTGGATTAA
- a CDS encoding ABC transporter ATP-binding protein, with protein MALLSVKNLTIGYETPNGMVTAVDNICFDLEKGRPLGFVGESGCGKTTIGMALMGLLPDNGKILGGSIEFDGKDLAALIEAQWQKVRGKDVAMIFQAAMNALNPVYRIDDQIKEVIVTHQPDILDSELNRQMKALFDLVEIPMDRIHDYPHEYSGGMKQRLIIAMALACSPQLIIADEPTPALDVIVQDQILKGLKKIQKKMKTGLIFISHDIAVVASICQDICVMYGGQIVEMGPGKEVFSSPSHPYTKTLLGSYLSLDNEDRIVIPDMREAPDLTMRSGDCRFAANCSSCSDGCGKAPQWINLSPTHKALCCEPGIYRKTYE; from the coding sequence ATGGCTTTGCTTTCAGTAAAAAATTTAACCATCGGCTATGAGACCCCAAACGGGATGGTTACGGCAGTGGACAATATCTGTTTTGACCTTGAAAAGGGACGGCCCTTAGGTTTTGTGGGGGAATCAGGGTGTGGGAAAACCACCATTGGCATGGCCCTTATGGGTCTGCTTCCGGATAATGGGAAAATTCTTGGGGGCAGCATTGAATTTGACGGCAAGGACCTGGCCGCCCTGATCGAAGCCCAATGGCAAAAGGTCCGGGGAAAGGATGTGGCCATGATTTTCCAGGCGGCCATGAATGCCCTGAACCCGGTATACAGGATTGACGACCAGATCAAAGAAGTCATTGTCACCCACCAGCCGGATATTTTGGATTCGGAGTTGAACCGGCAGATGAAAGCCTTGTTTGATCTTGTGGAAATTCCCATGGACAGGATCCATGACTATCCCCATGAATACTCCGGCGGGATGAAACAGCGGTTGATCATTGCCATGGCCCTGGCCTGTTCCCCCCAGCTGATTATTGCGGACGAGCCCACACCGGCCCTGGATGTCATTGTACAGGACCAGATTTTAAAAGGGTTGAAAAAGATTCAGAAAAAGATGAAGACCGGTTTGATATTTATCTCCCACGACATTGCCGTGGTGGCCTCAATCTGTCAAGATATCTGCGTGATGTACGGCGGTCAGATTGTCGAGATGGGACCGGGCAAAGAGGTATTTTCTTCTCCGAGTCATCCGTATACCAAAACCCTTTTGGGATCCTATCTCAGCCTTGATAACGAGGATCGTATTGTTATCCCTGATATGCGGGAAGCCCCGGACCTGACCATGAGAAGCGGAGACTGCAGGTTTGCGGCCAATTGCAGTTCATGTTCAGACGGCTGCGGTAAGGCCCCGCAATGGATAAACCTTTCACCCACCCATAAAGCCCTGTGCTGTGAACCGGGGATTTACAGGAAAACTTATGAATAG
- a CDS encoding ABC transporter permease, with protein MLNNHYIQRFVKGWGIFIQNPVGKAGLFILLVFMAMAMASFFLPLFSPMYNAMTGIDPNIKISTPPSLGHWLGTDNVGRDLFAQLLEGAKVAFIVGLSSAFFSIVLGTVIGMVAGYAGGWIDAFLMRIADIIMVMPSLVILLILASLFGQFNIWLIVFIIAIMRWPAVSRVIRSQTLSLKQRPFIEASKVAGASSARIIFHHIMPNVLPLAFLYMTFRVTSAILVEAALSFLGFGDPSQVSWGMMLQWVWKSGHMFQAPYWLIPPGISISLLTLAFYMLGRAMDEVLDPRLRKEGQS; from the coding sequence GTGCTGAACAATCACTATATCCAAAGGTTTGTCAAAGGCTGGGGGATTTTTATTCAAAATCCCGTGGGCAAGGCCGGTCTCTTTATTCTTCTGGTTTTTATGGCCATGGCCATGGCCAGTTTTTTTCTTCCCCTGTTCAGCCCCATGTACAACGCCATGACCGGGATCGATCCGAATATTAAAATCTCCACCCCCCCAAGTCTTGGGCACTGGCTGGGCACGGACAATGTGGGACGGGATCTTTTTGCCCAGCTGCTTGAGGGCGCCAAGGTCGCCTTTATCGTGGGGCTTTCCTCGGCCTTTTTTTCCATTGTGCTGGGCACGGTGATCGGTATGGTTGCAGGGTATGCCGGCGGATGGATAGATGCTTTTCTCATGCGCATCGCCGACATTATCATGGTCATGCCCTCACTTGTAATCCTGTTGATTCTGGCCTCCCTCTTTGGCCAGTTTAATATCTGGCTCATTGTGTTTATCATTGCCATTATGCGCTGGCCGGCCGTATCCCGGGTGATTCGTTCCCAGACCCTTTCTTTGAAGCAGCGCCCCTTTATCGAGGCCTCAAAAGTGGCCGGGGCCTCATCCGCAAGGATTATATTTCACCACATCATGCCCAATGTGCTGCCCCTGGCCTTTTTGTACATGACCTTCCGAGTGACCAGCGCCATCCTTGTGGAGGCGGCCCTGTCTTTTTTGGGGTTTGGAGATCCCTCCCAGGTCAGCTGGGGTATGATGCTTCAATGGGTGTGGAAGTCCGGTCATATGTTCCAGGCGCCTTATTGGCTGATTCCGCCGGGCATCAGCATCTCCCTTCTTACCCTGGCCTTTTACATGCTGGGCCGGGCAATGGATGAGGTGCTGGACCCGAGATTAAGAAAGGAGGGGCAGTCCTGA
- the gshB gene encoding glutathione synthase: MKIGFLMDELGRINPKWETTAYLMYECNQRGHSVFFLEPHDLYIRNNHVVARMRKITVDQDLGIEDYWQALLNCLDQEELIFETVTDLDVLFLRKDPPLKYEVMAFLGPVNDQVFMINTTYGQVNGSSKAYILNFPDIIPQTHVSRDPKRLRKIIDDFGGDMVIKPLHGHGGHGVIKVSNQDQENLNSLINYYVRSGRPYPERTPIMVQEYLKTVKDEGDVRILLLNGEILGAMGRKSISGDFRTNVHAGAKAFKHVITPAQKAICQRIKPRLIKDGLYFVGIDIIGDKLVEVNCVSPGGIPRINQFDRVSLESKVVDFIEERIIVPKKPEDEPLAETLG, translated from the coding sequence ATGAAAATCGGGTTTTTAATGGATGAGCTGGGCCGGATAAATCCCAAATGGGAAACCACGGCATATCTCATGTATGAATGCAACCAGCGAGGGCATTCTGTGTTTTTTTTAGAACCCCATGACCTGTATATCCGGAACAACCATGTCGTGGCCCGGATGAGAAAGATTACCGTGGACCAAGATCTGGGAATTGAGGACTATTGGCAGGCCCTGCTCAATTGCCTGGACCAGGAAGAGCTGATTTTTGAAACGGTTACAGATCTGGATGTGCTTTTTCTGCGCAAGGATCCGCCCTTGAAATATGAGGTCATGGCTTTTTTAGGGCCGGTAAATGACCAGGTTTTTATGATCAATACCACCTACGGACAGGTCAATGGAAGCTCCAAGGCCTATATTCTTAATTTTCCGGATATTATTCCCCAGACCCATGTATCCCGCGATCCTAAGCGGCTCAGAAAGATCATTGATGATTTTGGCGGGGACATGGTGATCAAGCCCCTTCATGGCCACGGGGGCCATGGGGTGATCAAGGTCAGCAATCAGGACCAGGAAAATTTAAACTCTTTGATCAACTATTATGTCCGGTCAGGCAGGCCCTATCCTGAACGGACCCCCATCATGGTTCAGGAATATTTAAAAACCGTCAAAGACGAGGGAGATGTCAGAATTCTTCTGCTCAACGGAGAGATTCTGGGGGCCATGGGAAGAAAATCAATTTCAGGGGATTTCAGGACCAATGTCCATGCCGGTGCCAAAGCGTTTAAACATGTGATCACACCGGCCCAGAAGGCCATTTGCCAAAGGATTAAACCCCGGTTGATAAAAGACGGGCTTTACTTTGTAGGGATTGATATTATCGGAGACAAATTGGTTGAGGTCAATTGCGTGAGCCCCGGAGGTATTCCCAGGATCAACCAGTTTGATCGTGTCTCGCTTGAGTCAAAGGTTGTGGATTTTATTGAGGAGAGGATCATTGTACCCAAAAAACCTGAGGATGAACCCTTGGCTGAAACCTTGGGCTGA
- a CDS encoding ABC transporter permease: MRVQYIIAKLIEIVIIFFVILTLLFFLFRLSPGDPISKIVDPMLTPEDMKHMIAQMGLDKPVWEQYLIYVENFFKGNFGVSFHYGEPVFQIIKNRLGWTVLLFTTSTVMAALAGVFLGKISAWNKGSRLDNVMSISALVCYTLFIPWFALILLWLMGFKFGLFPLGGVLSPELWVAKTSVLVKFVDILHHMVLPLMTLFIINLGSYLLLMRSSMLSVLREDYIITARAKGLSDRVIRDKHAAKNAALPVITSIGLSLAFSINGGALTEQIFTWPGIGRELIFAVSNNDYPLAQACFLLIALVVLTANLIVDLLYAWLDPRITY, translated from the coding sequence ATGAGAGTCCAGTATATCATTGCCAAGCTCATTGAGATTGTCATTATCTTTTTTGTGATTCTGACCCTCTTGTTTTTTCTATTCCGCCTGAGTCCGGGAGATCCGATTTCCAAAATTGTGGATCCCATGCTCACCCCAGAAGACATGAAACATATGATCGCCCAGATGGGGCTGGACAAGCCTGTTTGGGAGCAGTATCTCATCTACGTGGAAAATTTTTTCAAGGGCAACTTCGGGGTTTCTTTTCACTATGGGGAACCGGTGTTTCAAATTATCAAAAATCGTCTGGGATGGACGGTTCTGCTGTTTACCACCTCCACTGTCATGGCCGCCCTGGCCGGGGTCTTTCTGGGCAAAATTTCAGCCTGGAACAAGGGCAGCCGTTTGGATAATGTCATGTCCATCTCAGCTCTGGTCTGCTATACCCTGTTTATTCCCTGGTTTGCCCTGATCCTGCTCTGGCTCATGGGGTTTAAGTTTGGACTGTTTCCATTGGGCGGGGTGCTTTCTCCTGAGCTATGGGTTGCAAAGACCTCGGTTCTGGTCAAATTTGTCGATATTTTACACCATATGGTGTTGCCCCTGATGACCCTTTTTATCATCAATCTGGGATCCTATCTTCTGCTCATGCGTTCTTCCATGCTTTCGGTGCTCAGGGAGGATTATATTATCACGGCAAGGGCCAAGGGCTTGAGTGACCGCGTTATTCGGGACAAGCATGCAGCCAAAAATGCCGCCCTTCCCGTGATCACCAGTATCGGCTTAAGCCTTGCCTTTTCCATTAACGGGGGAGCGCTCACCGAACAGATTTTTACCTGGCCGGGCATTGGCCGGGAACTTATTTTTGCCGTGAGTAACAATGACTACCCCCTGGCCCAGGCCTGTTTTTTATTGATCGCCCTGGTGGTACTCACGGCCAATTTGATTGTGGATCTGCTCTATGCCTGGCTGGATCCGCGGATAACATATTGA
- a CDS encoding ISL3 family transposase: protein MSTSFIYHAFGLRDYFYKTTRFIGGIITFELIPKPEAVKCPECNSRSVTRKGIVTRDLRTIPVGSKPVILRTAIQRIWCSFCQFVRQIKLSFAQEGKSYTRAFERYVLELSQFMTIKDIAIHLRISWDTIKQIQKEDLLRRYRKIPLEKVRQIAIDEISIGKGHKYLTIVMDLESGRILHVGEGKGGEALKSFWTKVKISKAKIKAVSIDMSPAYLSAVIENLSGSAIVFDRFHVVKLFNEKLSDFRRKLYNLLANTGQQKLLKGVRWLLLKNPENLSDDKKEAQRLEEALKINQPLLVVYYMKEELRQIWNQKKKETAEKIVSNWINLANISKISMLMKFAKTLAVHRQRILSYYDYRISTGPLEGTNNKIKTMKRKAYGYRDSEFFRLKLLDLHNKRYALIG from the coding sequence ATGTCCACAAGCTTCATATACCATGCCTTTGGCCTTCGTGACTACTTTTATAAAACAACACGTTTCATCGGTGGAATAATCACTTTTGAACTCATACCAAAACCGGAGGCGGTAAAATGCCCGGAATGTAATTCCAGGTCCGTCACCAGGAAAGGGATTGTGACAAGAGATCTCAGAACAATACCGGTAGGTTCAAAACCCGTGATTCTCAGGACGGCTATCCAGAGAATTTGGTGTTCGTTCTGTCAATTTGTCCGGCAAATCAAACTATCCTTTGCCCAGGAGGGGAAAAGCTATACCCGGGCTTTTGAACGGTATGTCTTGGAGTTGTCTCAGTTCATGACAATCAAAGATATTGCCATCCATTTAAGGATCAGCTGGGATACGATAAAGCAGATCCAGAAAGAAGACCTGCTGAGGCGTTATCGAAAAATCCCCCTTGAGAAAGTCCGGCAGATTGCCATAGATGAAATTTCCATAGGGAAAGGGCATAAATACTTGACCATCGTGATGGATCTGGAATCCGGTAGAATTCTGCACGTGGGAGAAGGAAAAGGTGGTGAAGCTTTGAAATCTTTTTGGACAAAAGTGAAAATATCGAAAGCAAAAATCAAAGCCGTCAGCATCGATATGTCCCCGGCATACTTGAGTGCTGTTATTGAAAATCTTTCTGGTTCAGCAATTGTCTTTGACAGATTTCATGTTGTTAAATTGTTCAATGAGAAACTGTCGGATTTCAGGCGAAAGCTCTACAACCTTCTTGCCAATACCGGGCAACAAAAACTTCTGAAGGGAGTCCGGTGGCTTTTGTTAAAAAATCCCGAAAACCTCAGTGATGACAAGAAGGAGGCCCAACGGTTAGAAGAAGCATTGAAAATAAATCAGCCGCTATTGGTAGTCTACTACATGAAAGAGGAACTCAGGCAAATATGGAATCAAAAGAAAAAAGAAACAGCTGAAAAGATAGTCAGCAATTGGATCAATCTGGCCAATATTTCCAAAATTTCAATGTTGATGAAATTTGCCAAGACCTTGGCTGTGCACAGGCAAAGAATCCTTTCATACTATGATTACAGGATATCTACAGGTCCTTTAGAAGGGACAAATAACAAGATAAAAACCATGAAACGGAAAGCTTATGGATACAGGGATTCGGAGTTTTTCAGGTTGAAACTTTTGGACCTTCACAATAAAAGGTACGCATTAATCGGATGA